In Arthrobacter sp. B3I9, the following are encoded in one genomic region:
- a CDS encoding enolase C-terminal domain-like protein, with protein sequence MSTQPTIAHVEVVPVAGHDSMLMNLSGAHGPFFTRNIVIITDSDGRTGLGEVPGGEKIRGTIEEAGVFLAGRPVARYRSLLRDVMAKFADRDAGGRGLQTFDLRTTVHAVTAIESALLDLHGQFLGVPVAELLGDGQQRSTVPMLGYLFFVGDTRRTDLPYLVEEAPADRWEKLRRQEAMTPEAVVALAEAAQERYGFSDFKLKGGVLAGDAEVDVVTALAERFPEARVTLDPNGGWLLEEAIRLGKRMQGVVAYAEDPCGAEGRFSGREVMAEFRRATGLRTATNMVATDWREMSHAIRSNAVDIPLADPHFWTMHGSVRVAQLCNEFGLTWGSHSNNHFDISLAMFTHTGAAAPGEITALDTHWIWQDGQGLTADPLQIKDGAIEVPDAPGLGIELDRDALEKAHQLYLEHGLDARDDSIGMQSYIDGWSFDPKRPCLVR encoded by the coding sequence CGAAGTTGTCCCGGTCGCCGGGCACGACAGCATGCTGATGAACCTCAGCGGCGCTCACGGCCCGTTCTTCACCCGCAACATCGTGATCATCACCGATTCGGACGGCCGCACCGGCCTTGGGGAGGTGCCAGGCGGAGAGAAGATTCGCGGCACCATCGAGGAGGCGGGCGTCTTCCTGGCCGGCCGGCCGGTGGCCCGCTACCGCTCCCTGCTCCGCGACGTCATGGCCAAGTTTGCCGACCGCGACGCCGGCGGCCGGGGGCTGCAGACGTTTGACCTCCGCACCACGGTCCACGCCGTCACCGCCATCGAGTCCGCGCTCCTTGACCTGCACGGGCAGTTCCTCGGAGTCCCCGTCGCGGAACTGCTGGGCGACGGCCAGCAGCGCAGCACCGTACCCATGCTCGGCTACCTCTTCTTCGTCGGCGACACCCGCCGGACGGATTTGCCGTACTTGGTGGAGGAGGCGCCGGCGGACCGGTGGGAAAAGCTCCGCCGGCAGGAGGCCATGACTCCCGAAGCGGTGGTGGCTTTGGCCGAGGCAGCCCAGGAACGCTACGGCTTCAGCGACTTCAAGCTCAAAGGCGGCGTGCTCGCCGGCGACGCCGAAGTGGACGTGGTGACGGCGCTGGCCGAGCGCTTCCCGGAGGCCCGCGTCACCCTGGACCCCAACGGCGGCTGGCTCCTGGAAGAAGCGATCCGGCTGGGCAAGCGCATGCAGGGCGTGGTGGCCTACGCCGAAGACCCCTGCGGCGCCGAGGGCCGATTCTCCGGGCGGGAGGTCATGGCGGAGTTCCGGCGTGCCACCGGGCTGAGGACCGCCACGAACATGGTCGCGACGGACTGGCGCGAGATGTCCCATGCCATCCGCAGCAACGCGGTGGACATCCCCCTCGCGGACCCGCACTTCTGGACCATGCACGGTTCCGTCCGGGTGGCGCAGTTGTGCAACGAGTTCGGTCTCACCTGGGGCTCGCACTCGAACAACCACTTCGACATCTCACTCGCCATGTTCACCCACACGGGAGCCGCGGCCCCGGGCGAGATCACCGCCCTGGACACGCACTGGATCTGGCAGGACGGCCAGGGGCTCACCGCGGATCCGCTGCAGATCAAGGACGGCGCCATCGAGGTCCCGGACGCGCCCGGCCTGGGGATCGAACTGGACCGCGACGCCCTGGAGAAGGCGCACCAGCTGTACCTGGAGCACGGCCTTGACGCCCGCGACGACAGCATCGGCATGCAGTCCTACATCGACGGCTGGTCCTTCGATCCCAAGCGGCCCTGCCTGGTCCGTTAG
- a CDS encoding AEC family transporter: MGGVVTGVLIVASVIAVGYLAARLRVLGPEVQGALTRTAFHITNPALLFTVVAGSDIRAALGTDAPLALLSAAAAGLLYCLLSFLFFRRPLAETAVGAMSSSYANANNIGIPVSLYAVGTAQHVAPVLLVQILVLAPFYLTVLGLASGSKISWRKLLLQPFSNPMIIASGLGAAVALTGFTVPELLLKPVEMLAGGAVPMVLLAFGLSLAGKAPLQKGDGRTESLVATFLKIAGMPLIAWALGRFVFGLEGQHLLAIVIMGALPTAQNVFLFASPYGRGTIVARDVILCTTLLCAGSLLAIAWLLG, from the coding sequence TTGGGCGGTGTTGTCACCGGTGTACTGATTGTCGCCTCCGTCATCGCCGTCGGCTATCTTGCGGCCCGGTTGCGGGTCCTCGGACCGGAGGTCCAGGGCGCCCTGACCCGAACCGCCTTTCACATCACCAACCCCGCACTGCTGTTCACCGTGGTGGCCGGCAGCGACATCCGGGCCGCGCTCGGAACTGATGCCCCGCTGGCGCTGCTCTCCGCAGCGGCAGCGGGGCTGCTTTACTGCCTGCTGAGTTTCCTGTTCTTCCGGCGGCCGCTGGCGGAGACGGCTGTGGGCGCCATGTCGAGCAGCTACGCGAACGCCAACAACATCGGAATCCCGGTGTCCCTGTACGCCGTGGGAACGGCACAGCATGTGGCGCCTGTGCTGTTGGTGCAGATCCTCGTGCTGGCACCGTTTTATTTGACGGTCCTGGGCCTGGCCTCGGGTTCGAAGATTTCCTGGCGGAAACTGCTGCTCCAGCCCTTCAGCAACCCGATGATCATCGCCTCCGGCTTGGGTGCGGCCGTCGCGCTGACCGGCTTTACCGTCCCCGAACTGCTGCTGAAGCCCGTAGAGATGCTCGCCGGCGGTGCGGTCCCCATGGTGCTGCTGGCCTTCGGCCTGTCCCTGGCGGGCAAGGCCCCGCTCCAAAAAGGCGACGGGCGCACCGAATCGCTGGTGGCCACCTTCCTGAAGATTGCCGGCATGCCCCTGATCGCCTGGGCACTGGGACGCTTCGTCTTCGGGCTCGAGGGGCAGCATCTGCTGGCCATCGTCATCATGGGGGCGCTGCCCACCGCGCAGAATGTGTTCCTCTTCGCCTCCCCATACGGCCGTGGCACCATCGTTGCCCGCGACGTGATCCTCTGCACCACGCTGCTCTGCGCCGGCTCCCTGCTGGCCATCGCCTGGCTGCTGGGCTGA